From Bacteroidales bacterium, one genomic window encodes:
- a CDS encoding SpoIID/LytB domain-containing protein, with product MNSIQPFVSVGIMHADKIKFKLNGKYQLTSCKSSAAADAENNLCAHTDRIFSGEHTVELNNGRLLLDGEGCDEFILTPTEDSSEDEPKSELGTFWLYDVTIGVNFHWERKENEKFRGFLKFIVDEGKACAVNLIGIEDYLKSVISSEMNAAASGEFLKAHAVISRSWLMAQIAKRNNINSKTAPVNSFITTDKEIIKWYDREDHKKFDVCADDHCQRYEGLTRESTKTVADAVDATWGKVLSYKGEICDARFYKCCGGVLEEFENAWEPKHYDYLLNVRDNEDAAESERKGDFSAALSKTDLTKEENAEKWILDNPDSFCNTHDKKILSQVLNNYDQETVNFYRWKVEYSADEISAIAKKRSGIDFGTITDMIPVERGTSGRLTKLKIVGTKRTVTIGKELEIRKTLSESHLYSSAFIVRKYDASGKEIKNVSAEANGNGVARFELIGAGWGHGVGLCQIGAAVMGEKGYKYNEILRHYYPNSELIKKY from the coding sequence ATGAATAGTATTCAACCGTTTGTCAGCGTGGGGATTATGCACGCGGACAAGATTAAGTTCAAGTTAAACGGAAAGTATCAATTGACAAGCTGTAAATCTTCTGCGGCAGCGGATGCGGAGAATAATTTGTGTGCACATACTGATAGAATTTTTTCAGGCGAGCACACTGTTGAGCTAAATAACGGCAGGCTCTTGCTGGACGGAGAAGGTTGTGATGAATTTATTCTCACCCCAACAGAGGATTCTTCTGAGGATGAGCCAAAATCGGAGCTGGGAACATTCTGGTTATATGATGTCACGATAGGTGTGAATTTTCATTGGGAGAGAAAAGAGAATGAAAAGTTCAGAGGTTTTTTAAAATTTATTGTGGATGAGGGCAAAGCCTGCGCCGTGAATTTGATTGGAATAGAGGATTATTTAAAGAGCGTTATTTCCTCTGAGATGAATGCGGCTGCATCTGGGGAATTCCTTAAGGCTCACGCTGTTATATCTAGAAGCTGGCTAATGGCTCAGATAGCAAAAAGGAATAATATCAACAGCAAGACCGCTCCTGTAAATTCTTTTATCACGACAGACAAAGAAATTATAAAGTGGTATGACAGAGAGGACCATAAAAAATTTGATGTTTGCGCGGATGACCATTGTCAAAGATATGAGGGACTTACAAGAGAATCCACAAAGACGGTTGCTGATGCTGTTGATGCCACTTGGGGAAAAGTTCTCTCATACAAAGGAGAAATTTGCGATGCAAGATTTTATAAATGCTGCGGCGGAGTGCTGGAAGAATTTGAAAATGCTTGGGAGCCTAAGCATTATGATTATTTGCTGAATGTACGTGATAATGAGGATGCTGCAGAGTCCGAGAGAAAAGGGGATTTTAGCGCCGCACTTTCAAAAACAGATTTGACAAAAGAGGAAAATGCGGAGAAATGGATATTGGATAATCCCGATTCTTTCTGCAATACTCATGATAAAAAAATTCTTAGCCAGGTCCTGAATAATTATGATCAGGAGACTGTGAATTTTTACAGATGGAAAGTTGAATATTCAGCAGATGAAATTTCTGCAATTGCAAAGAAACGTTCAGGGATAGATTTTGGAACAATCACAGATATGATTCCTGTAGAAAGAGGAACTTCCGGGCGTCTTACCAAACTTAAGATTGTGGGGACAAAGAGAACTGTTACCATAGGCAAGGAATTGGAGATTCGCAAAACTCTTTCTGAATCACATCTTTACAGTTCCGCATTTATTGTGAGAAAATATGATGCCTCAGGAAAAGAGATTAAAAATGTTTCAGCTGAGGCAAACGGAAATGGAGTGGCAAGATTTGAATTGATTGGCGCAGGCTGGGGACATGGTGTTGGACTTTGTCAAATTGGAGCGGCCGTTATGGGGGAGAAGGGTTATAAATACAATGAGATTTTAAGGCATTATTATCCTAATTCTGAGCTTATTAAGAAATATTAG
- a CDS encoding MFS transporter, whose protein sequence is MSEEVKTVGSQKKPAVQKRNPWYWIPTLYFVEGLPYFAVNTISVLMFKKLGMSNTDIALYTGWLYLPWVIKPFWSPFVDILKTKRWWTVTMQLVMAVGLALVAFTIPIVPAAQIAAGNVPVSLFTACLAIFWLVAFSSATHDIAADGFYMLALDSSDQSLFVGIRSTFYRCASIFGQGVLVVIAGLLENSIGVVPLAWRYTILILAALLGVVGLYHLFILPRPASDRSVEAIKEEEGIKTNVVKEFFETFGSFFRKPQVGIAILFMLFFRLPEAQLIKLIQPFLVDPLSAGGLGLSTEAVGIVYGTVGVLGLTIGGIIGGICASRGGLKKWLWPMALSISLTCITFCYLSHFPQSSLLVINICVFIEQFGYGFGFTAFMLFMMYFAEGTHKTSHYAICTAFMALGMMLPGMAAGWIEEHLGGYKPFFWWVFACNIATLIVTALIKVDPNYGKKVKTVKAAEEPKKIDEK, encoded by the coding sequence ATGAGTGAAGAAGTAAAAACTGTCGGGAGCCAGAAAAAACCTGCAGTTCAAAAGAGAAATCCATGGTATTGGATTCCCACTTTGTATTTTGTGGAGGGTCTTCCGTACTTTGCCGTCAACACAATTTCTGTGCTGATGTTCAAGAAGTTGGGAATGTCAAATACAGACATTGCACTTTATACGGGATGGCTTTATCTGCCTTGGGTTATTAAACCTTTCTGGAGCCCGTTTGTGGATATACTTAAGACAAAAAGATGGTGGACAGTTACAATGCAGCTGGTGATGGCGGTTGGGCTTGCGCTTGTTGCATTTACTATTCCAATTGTGCCGGCTGCGCAAATTGCAGCGGGCAATGTCCCTGTCTCTTTGTTTACCGCATGCCTTGCAATCTTCTGGCTTGTAGCCTTTTCATCTGCTACTCATGATATTGCGGCGGACGGTTTTTACATGCTGGCTTTGGATTCTTCTGACCAATCTTTGTTTGTGGGAATCCGCAGTACGTTCTACAGATGTGCCTCAATTTTCGGACAGGGAGTGCTTGTGGTAATTGCCGGCTTGCTGGAGAATAGCATTGGAGTTGTCCCTTTGGCTTGGAGATATACAATTTTAATTTTGGCTGCGCTGCTTGGCGTAGTTGGTCTGTATCACCTGTTTATATTGCCGCGTCCTGCATCTGACAGAAGCGTTGAGGCTATTAAAGAGGAGGAGGGAATTAAGACAAATGTTGTCAAAGAATTTTTTGAAACGTTTGGTTCTTTCTTCCGCAAGCCGCAGGTTGGAATTGCAATTCTTTTTATGCTGTTCTTTAGATTGCCTGAGGCTCAGCTTATTAAACTAATTCAGCCATTTCTTGTGGACCCTTTGAGCGCAGGTGGTCTTGGACTTAGCACGGAGGCCGTCGGAATTGTTTACGGCACTGTTGGAGTTTTGGGTTTAACTATTGGAGGAATTATCGGAGGTATATGCGCAAGCCGCGGAGGTCTTAAAAAATGGTTGTGGCCGATGGCTTTGAGTATTTCCCTGACTTGTATAACATTCTGTTACTTAAGTCATTTCCCTCAGTCAAGCCTTCTTGTAATTAACATCTGCGTCTTTATTGAGCAGTTTGGATATGGCTTTGGTTTCACAGCATTTATGTTGTTCATGATGTATTTTGCAGAGGGAACTCACAAGACATCTCACTATGCAATTTGCACAGCATTCATGGCTTTGGGCATGATGCTTCCCGGCATGGCGGCCGGCTGGATAGAGGAACATCTTGGCGGCTATAAACCCTTCTTCTGGTGGGTGTTCGCCTGCAACATCGCAACTCTTATTGTAACCGCACTAATTAAAGTTGATCCTAATTACGGGAAAAAGGTGAAGACGGTAAAGGCTGCGGAAGAGCCTAAAAAAATTGATGAAAAATAA
- a CDS encoding DUF1343 domain-containing protein encodes MRRLQKFIIAAAALLFASGTSNFATAQLPFFGGVKTGLEVLKDNHFKELKGKRVGLVTNPTGVDSDLNSNIDIFYKSPNVKLVALYAPEHGVRGDAYAGASVTDQKDSATGLPVYSIFGKNRKPNAEMLKGVDVLVFDIQDIGCRSYTYVSTLGLIMEAAAENDKEVVVLDRPNPLGGERVEGNLVEPGCESFVSQWKIPYLYGLTLGELAQMLNGEKMLKNGEQCKLTVIPMKGWHRDMLYEDTKLPWVLPSPHIPQIESAYYYPVSGILGELGYISEGVGYTLPFQLFAAEWIEPQAFAKEMNALKLPGFRFRPINYTPFYGKYQGKQMKGVQVFITNYKKAKLTEVQFYVMQVLAKMYPDRKTFDCCDKGRFNMFDIVCGSKYIREKFSQNYKWSDVKTFFDKDEAAFKELSKKYYLYK; translated from the coding sequence ATGAGAAGATTACAGAAGTTTATAATTGCAGCTGCGGCACTTTTGTTTGCAAGCGGCACGTCAAATTTTGCAACGGCTCAGCTTCCTTTTTTTGGCGGAGTTAAGACCGGTCTGGAAGTTCTTAAGGATAATCATTTCAAGGAGCTAAAAGGAAAAAGAGTAGGACTTGTAACAAATCCTACCGGAGTAGATTCTGACTTGAATTCTAATATTGATATTTTCTATAAATCCCCTAATGTCAAGCTGGTAGCGTTGTATGCTCCTGAACACGGGGTTAGAGGAGATGCTTATGCCGGCGCCTCTGTTACAGACCAAAAAGATTCTGCAACAGGTCTTCCCGTTTATTCAATTTTTGGAAAGAACAGGAAGCCTAATGCTGAGATGCTTAAGGGAGTTGACGTTCTGGTTTTTGATATTCAGGATATTGGTTGTCGCTCATATACTTACGTAAGCACGCTTGGACTTATTATGGAAGCGGCTGCGGAAAATGATAAAGAGGTGGTTGTGCTTGACCGTCCTAATCCGCTTGGAGGTGAGAGAGTTGAGGGCAATCTTGTTGAGCCCGGCTGTGAGTCTTTTGTTAGCCAGTGGAAGATTCCTTATTTGTACGGACTTACTCTTGGTGAACTTGCCCAGATGCTGAACGGAGAGAAGATGCTCAAGAACGGAGAACAGTGTAAGCTTACTGTTATTCCTATGAAGGGGTGGCACAGAGATATGCTTTATGAGGATACAAAGCTTCCTTGGGTGTTGCCTTCTCCTCACATTCCGCAGATAGAAAGTGCTTATTACTACCCTGTTAGCGGAATCCTTGGAGAGCTTGGCTACATATCGGAAGGCGTTGGTTATACCCTTCCGTTCCAGTTGTTTGCAGCAGAATGGATTGAGCCGCAGGCATTTGCAAAAGAGATGAATGCTCTTAAGCTGCCGGGGTTTAGGTTCCGTCCAATCAATTACACTCCGTTCTACGGAAAATATCAGGGCAAGCAGATGAAGGGCGTGCAGGTCTTTATTACCAACTACAAGAAGGCAAAATTGACTGAGGTGCAATTCTATGTAATGCAGGTGCTTGCAAAGATGTATCCCGACAGGAAGACTTTTGATTGCTGCGATAAGGGGCGCTTTAATATGTTTGACATTGTGTGCGGCAGCAAGTATATAAGGGAGAAATTTTCACAGAATTATAAGTGGAGCGATGTTAAGACATTCTTTGATAAGGATGAGGCTGCATTTAAAGAGCTGAGCAAAAAGTACTACCTTTACAAATAG
- the pepT gene encoding peptidase T → MEKVEEKFLRYVSVWTTSDPDSKTAPSAKREFDLLKMLADELHKMGIKATISAHGVLMATVPANLDNAKKSSGKKTVGTKKVPAIGFIAHVDTAPDASGKDIKPQIIKNYDGKDILLNKALKLKLSVKMFPEMKAYKGQTIITTDGTTLLGADDKAGVAEIMCAAEYMMEHKEFKHGEVKIAFTPDEEIGCGVDHFSVKDFGAQYAYTLDGGAIGELEYENFNAASAKIEIQGCNIHPGYAKGKMINAMLVGNELINMLPPKDRPEHTSGHQGFFHLTSFNGTVENASMSFIIRDHDIKKYEERIKMMKKIGEKLNKKYGKGVVKMEIKNQYYNMKKVVEPKYFIVKQAIEAMKKAGVKPVIQPIRGGTDGAMLSFRGLPCPNLFAGGHNFHGKLEYVPVGSMEKAVEVIKNIVSYS, encoded by the coding sequence ATGGAAAAAGTAGAAGAAAAATTTCTGAGATACGTATCCGTATGGACAACGTCAGACCCTGATTCTAAGACAGCTCCAAGCGCAAAGCGCGAATTTGATTTGCTTAAGATGCTTGCAGATGAGCTGCACAAAATGGGCATCAAAGCTACAATCTCCGCACATGGAGTTTTGATGGCTACTGTCCCTGCTAATCTTGACAACGCAAAAAAGAGCAGCGGCAAAAAAACTGTCGGGACAAAAAAAGTTCCTGCAATTGGTTTTATTGCACACGTTGATACCGCTCCAGATGCAAGCGGCAAAGACATTAAACCGCAGATTATCAAGAACTATGACGGCAAAGACATATTGCTTAACAAGGCTCTGAAACTAAAGCTTTCCGTAAAGATGTTCCCGGAAATGAAAGCATATAAAGGGCAGACTATCATCACGACAGATGGTACTACACTTCTTGGCGCAGATGACAAGGCTGGTGTTGCAGAGATTATGTGCGCCGCAGAGTACATGATGGAGCACAAAGAATTTAAGCACGGAGAGGTAAAAATTGCCTTCACTCCGGATGAAGAAATTGGATGCGGTGTTGACCATTTTTCAGTTAAAGATTTTGGCGCTCAATACGCTTACACTCTGGATGGCGGAGCAATTGGAGAGCTTGAATATGAGAACTTTAATGCCGCTTCTGCAAAAATAGAAATACAAGGCTGCAACATTCACCCGGGGTATGCAAAGGGCAAAATGATTAACGCCATGCTGGTTGGAAATGAACTGATAAACATGCTTCCTCCAAAAGATAGACCGGAACACACAAGCGGACATCAGGGATTTTTCCATCTGACAAGTTTTAACGGAACCGTAGAAAATGCTAGCATGAGTTTCATCATCAGAGACCATGATATTAAGAAATATGAGGAGAGAATTAAGATGATGAAAAAGATTGGAGAGAAACTGAACAAGAAATACGGAAAGGGTGTTGTAAAGATGGAAATCAAGAACCAATATTACAACATGAAGAAGGTTGTTGAGCCTAAGTATTTCATTGTAAAGCAGGCAATTGAAGCAATGAAGAAAGCGGGAGTAAAACCTGTCATCCAGCCAATCCGCGGCGGTACAGACGGAGCAATGTTATCATTCCGCGGCCTGCCATGCCCTAACCTGTTTGCAGGCGGACACAACTTCCACGGCAAACTGGAATACGTTCCGGTCGGCAGCATGGAAAAAGCGGTTGAGGTTATAAAGAATATTGTTAGTTATTCATAA
- a CDS encoding oligopeptide transporter, OPT family, whose product MADTNKQQEKAPEYKPLLSPDRKYPEATIYSVSVGLLMVIIFSAAAAYLGLKVGQVFEAAIPIAIIAVGLSSALKRKNGLGENVIIQSIGACSGGIVAGAIFTLPALYILQAKYPQISIDFFKVFLSSLLGGVLGILFLIPFRKYFVKEMDGKYPFPEATATTQVLKSGEGEGGSAKLLLISGLVGGIYDFIVSSFGWWSETVYTTVAHWGTVVADKAKLLVKLNVGAAVLGLGYIIGLKYAFIICCGSFLVWFVIIPLMSIICGPDTVTFLGTTFAGVSSMAPEVIFKTYARQIGIGGIAMAGIIGIIKSAGVIKSAFSLATKSFGGKKKGAEEEAVVRTQKDLSMKIIVWGLVAALAATFIFFYFGVIPDTGKLMLSIVALLIVAVIAFLFTTVAANAIAIVGSNPVSGMTLMTLILGSVILVACGLKGWPGMVSSMIIGGVVCTALSVAGSFITDLKIGYWIGSTPKVQESWKFLGTLVAAATVGGVMIVLNQTYGFTGQNALVAPQANAMAAVIEPLMSGQSAPWVLYGIGAIIALILNFCGVPALAFALGMFIPLDLNLPLLIGGAIAWYVSTRSKDEAVNTARKEKGTLLASGFIAGGALMGVVSAIIRFSGKDLMAKNWMGTAGAQYVGMLMYVLLISFLIYSCLHDSKKKA is encoded by the coding sequence ATGGCAGACACAAATAAACAACAGGAGAAAGCACCGGAGTATAAACCTCTTCTTTCTCCCGACAGGAAATACCCGGAGGCCACAATCTACAGCGTGAGCGTTGGCCTTCTGATGGTTATAATATTCTCTGCAGCAGCAGCTTATCTTGGTCTAAAAGTAGGACAGGTCTTTGAAGCTGCAATACCTATCGCGATAATAGCAGTAGGACTTTCAAGCGCGCTAAAGAGAAAAAACGGACTTGGAGAAAATGTGATTATTCAATCCATTGGAGCCTGCTCCGGAGGAATTGTAGCGGGTGCAATTTTTACGCTACCCGCCCTTTATATCTTGCAGGCAAAGTATCCGCAAATTTCCATTGATTTCTTTAAAGTCTTCTTGAGCAGCTTGTTAGGAGGCGTGCTTGGAATTTTGTTCCTGATTCCTTTTAGAAAATATTTTGTAAAGGAGATGGACGGAAAGTATCCTTTCCCTGAGGCAACCGCTACTACTCAGGTACTTAAGAGCGGAGAGGGAGAAGGCGGAAGTGCAAAGCTGCTATTGATTAGCGGTCTGGTCGGAGGTATTTATGACTTCATCGTTTCCTCTTTTGGCTGGTGGTCAGAGACAGTTTACACTACCGTAGCACATTGGGGAACCGTTGTTGCAGACAAGGCCAAATTGCTTGTAAAACTGAATGTTGGAGCGGCCGTTCTTGGACTTGGATATATTATTGGACTTAAATATGCATTCATTATTTGCTGCGGTTCTTTCCTGGTTTGGTTTGTAATTATTCCTCTGATGAGCATAATTTGCGGACCGGATACAGTTACTTTTTTAGGGACAACTTTTGCGGGCGTTTCTTCTATGGCACCGGAAGTTATCTTTAAAACTTACGCAAGACAAATTGGTATTGGCGGCATTGCAATGGCCGGCATTATAGGAATTATAAAATCTGCAGGAGTTATCAAATCTGCTTTCTCTCTGGCTACCAAGAGTTTTGGAGGGAAGAAAAAGGGAGCGGAAGAAGAAGCCGTGGTGAGGACACAAAAGGACCTGAGCATGAAAATTATTGTCTGGGGCCTTGTTGCCGCACTGGCCGCAACTTTCATATTCTTCTATTTTGGCGTAATTCCTGATACGGGCAAGCTCATGCTATCTATTGTAGCTCTGCTGATTGTGGCTGTGATTGCATTTTTATTCACGACAGTTGCCGCAAATGCAATTGCAATTGTTGGCTCTAATCCTGTAAGCGGAATGACATTGATGACTTTGATTTTAGGCTCTGTAATTCTTGTTGCATGCGGACTAAAAGGATGGCCGGGAATGGTATCATCAATGATTATCGGCGGCGTAGTTTGTACGGCGCTGTCCGTTGCGGGAAGTTTTATAACTGACTTAAAAATAGGATATTGGATAGGCTCTACTCCAAAAGTTCAGGAGAGCTGGAAGTTCCTTGGAACTCTTGTTGCCGCTGCAACAGTTGGAGGAGTTATGATTGTGCTAAACCAAACTTACGGATTTACAGGACAGAATGCCCTTGTTGCTCCGCAGGCAAACGCCATGGCAGCTGTTATTGAACCGCTTATGAGCGGACAGTCAGCCCCTTGGGTGCTTTACGGAATAGGCGCCATCATTGCTCTGATTCTGAATTTCTGCGGAGTTCCGGCGCTAGCGTTTGCACTTGGAATGTTCATTCCTTTGGATTTGAACCTTCCGCTTTTGATTGGCGGCGCAATTGCTTGGTATGTAAGTACAAGAAGCAAGGATGAAGCGGTAAATACTGCAAGAAAAGAGAAAGGAACTTTGCTGGCCAGCGGCTTCATTGCGGGCGGTGCGCTTATGGGCGTTGTCTCTGCAATCATCAGATTCTCAGGCAAAGATTTGATGGCAAAAAATTGGATGGGGACGGCAGGTGCGCAGTATGTTGGTATGCTTATGTATGTGCTGCTGATTTCGTTCTTGATTTACAGTTGTTTGCATGATTCCAAGAAAAAAGCATAA
- a CDS encoding TonB-dependent receptor — translation MKSHRAVNYSLAFFCVVCCALFSISIATAQNTEQQQNKSGREIAVGGVVRDGATKKSISFATVVVRDEANKLIENIPTDNSGMFKSFFQKNSNAYTVEIAMLGYDSVVKKIDIQSGKRYYNFGIIYLKPNTQLNTVYVTAPQLVRPSADGYIYDVAADSTAKKKKIAQLLARLPFMELNASNQPIYFGGNSRIRYLVNGKPEASLIDASVMKVVTGKKIISIELVPNPPVSYANTDVIINIITENESKLFEGLLFTPNFIGNLSGFNYQGIPQGTITASTHHFSYTANLAENYSDDYRKTKSSNLREKIEDNAMPVPVLESAGKQNSSSNFPSIKGAVSWQISKKQSLAADYTYSHRRTDLHSLTDIHYYLSGAESNSIYSSIGKNTNYSTELTYNNGEFKKRDFMISYLYRYSKGDVNSNSNTSSYYSGNPSSSSASKRDNTTRERFQIFSTRFNIPVTKTQSAAFTGSYSFDNNKNNNAAYVFDENTNLWNETSGFPQILNNKIQEGLFTASYTFTLAKSLKLSLSGKANYYNDKGNFTTDTYSDVSYHSFHFLPSAKFIWVPKAGYNITFIYSRDAFHPRIDQLNPAVDDSNPLYVNSGNPNLKDSKSDNALVNYMMSVNKIMFSVNLEYKYTADAINLFSTLGNDGVTHTTYKNIGVSNNIAAKMIMRYSFTSNFRTSLNLTLQHNMCRADTTRRTNTISPSLAFDYKITRLTTFGCSFLFSPVQSLAAQQTKVHYNMSSIISLTGNSKDMRLNYRIMVMNFTNLKMRRTEKSTTEYRGSSTDNSWYRVSSKKDVAGLMLGFSISYVFGHDK, via the coding sequence ATGAAATCACACCGGGCAGTCAATTATTCCCTCGCATTTTTTTGCGTTGTTTGCTGTGCCCTTTTTTCTATTAGCATCGCGACAGCGCAAAACACAGAGCAGCAGCAAAATAAGAGCGGAAGAGAGATAGCCGTAGGAGGAGTGGTGCGGGATGGCGCCACAAAGAAATCTATCTCCTTTGCAACTGTGGTTGTGAGGGATGAGGCAAATAAACTTATTGAGAATATTCCCACCGACAACTCAGGAATGTTTAAGTCTTTCTTTCAAAAAAACAGCAATGCCTATACGGTTGAGATTGCAATGCTTGGCTATGACAGCGTTGTAAAAAAGATTGATATTCAGTCAGGCAAGAGATATTACAATTTTGGAATTATTTATTTGAAGCCAAATACTCAGCTAAATACAGTGTATGTAACGGCTCCGCAATTGGTGAGGCCGTCGGCCGACGGATATATTTATGATGTAGCTGCGGATTCTACCGCAAAAAAGAAGAAGATTGCGCAACTGCTTGCAAGGTTGCCATTTATGGAGCTAAATGCATCTAATCAACCAATTTATTTTGGCGGCAACAGCAGGATACGCTACTTGGTAAATGGGAAACCTGAGGCATCTTTGATTGATGCATCTGTTATGAAAGTGGTAACCGGGAAAAAAATAATAAGCATTGAGCTTGTGCCTAATCCGCCAGTGTCATATGCCAATACGGATGTGATAATCAATATTATAACAGAAAATGAATCCAAACTGTTTGAGGGTCTTCTTTTCACTCCTAATTTCATTGGCAATCTCTCCGGCTTTAATTATCAGGGAATTCCCCAGGGGACTATAACAGCTAGTACTCATCATTTTTCTTACACAGCAAATTTGGCAGAGAATTATTCTGATGATTATAGAAAAACAAAGAGCAGCAATCTCAGAGAAAAAATAGAGGATAATGCAATGCCTGTTCCGGTTCTAGAATCTGCCGGAAAGCAAAATTCAAGTTCTAATTTTCCAAGCATAAAGGGAGCTGTTAGTTGGCAAATATCTAAAAAACAGAGCCTTGCGGCTGATTACACTTACTCTCACAGGAGGACAGACTTACACTCATTAACGGATATCCATTATTATCTGTCGGGAGCAGAAAGCAATAGCATTTATTCATCTATAGGAAAAAACACTAACTATTCCACTGAGCTTACATACAACAACGGAGAGTTTAAAAAGAGGGATTTTATGATATCCTATCTTTACAGGTATTCAAAAGGAGATGTAAATTCAAACAGCAATACCTCCAGCTATTATTCCGGAAATCCCTCATCTTCAAGTGCAAGCAAGAGAGACAATACAACAAGAGAGAGATTCCAAATATTTAGCACAAGGTTTAACATCCCGGTCACAAAGACGCAATCAGCCGCATTTACAGGAAGTTATAGCTTTGACAATAATAAAAATAATAATGCCGCTTATGTTTTTGATGAGAACACAAATCTGTGGAATGAGACTTCCGGTTTTCCGCAGATATTGAACAATAAAATCCAAGAGGGCTTATTTACAGCTAGTTACACATTCACACTTGCAAAGTCCCTAAAGCTTTCGCTATCGGGAAAGGCGAATTATTATAATGATAAGGGAAATTTTACGACTGATACTTACAGCGATGTTTCCTATCATTCTTTTCATTTTTTGCCGTCCGCAAAATTTATATGGGTTCCAAAGGCTGGATATAATATCACGTTTATATACTCTCGTGATGCCTTTCATCCTAGAATTGACCAGCTTAACCCTGCAGTTGATGATTCTAACCCGCTTTATGTGAACAGCGGGAATCCTAATCTTAAGGACAGCAAAAGCGATAATGCTTTAGTAAATTATATGATGTCCGTTAACAAAATAATGTTCTCAGTTAACCTTGAGTATAAGTACACGGCAGATGCAATAAATCTTTTCTCCACCCTTGGAAATGACGGAGTTACGCACACTACTTACAAAAATATCGGGGTCTCCAATAATATTGCTGCAAAAATGATTATGCGCTACTCCTTCACAAGTAATTTCCGTACTTCGCTTAATTTAACTTTGCAACATAATATGTGCAGGGCAGATACAACAAGACGCACAAACACAATATCGCCATCTTTAGCCTTTGATTATAAAATAACCAGACTCACAACATTTGGATGCAGTTTTCTATTTTCGCCAGTGCAATCTTTGGCTGCCCAACAAACCAAGGTGCATTATAACATGTCCTCAATTATCTCTCTCACAGGCAATTCCAAGGATATGCGTCTGAACTATCGGATTATGGTTATGAATTTTACAAACTTAAAAATGAGGCGAACGGAAAAGAGCACAACAGAATACAGAGGCAGCTCCACCGACAACTCATGGTACAGAGTTTCCTCAAAAAAAGATGTTGCCGGTTTAATGCTTGGCTTTAGCATCAGCTACGTGTTTGGGCACGACAAATAA
- the mscL gene encoding large-conductance mechanosensitive channel protein MscL has protein sequence MKKFLQEFKEFAMRGNVTDMAVGFIVGAAFTAVVNSLVGDLIMPCIGVLVGGVDFSDLAVTLKPAVAATATSPAVPAVLFKYGTFINVIINFIIIAFCVFLLVKGINLLSKKKKDEPAPAAPEKTEDQKLLEEIRDILKENKR, from the coding sequence ATGAAAAAGTTTTTGCAGGAATTCAAAGAATTTGCAATGCGCGGCAATGTAACTGACATGGCCGTAGGTTTCATTGTCGGCGCAGCGTTTACAGCTGTAGTTAACTCATTAGTAGGCGATTTAATTATGCCTTGCATTGGCGTGCTGGTTGGCGGCGTAGATTTTTCAGACCTTGCTGTTACACTTAAACCTGCTGTTGCTGCAACGGCAACATCCCCTGCCGTTCCTGCAGTTTTGTTTAAATACGGAACTTTCATCAATGTTATTATCAACTTCATTATCATAGCGTTCTGCGTGTTCTTGCTTGTAAAAGGAATCAATCTTCTATCAAAGAAAAAGAAAGACGAGCCTGCACCTGCAGCTCCGGAAAAGACTGAAGACCAGAAGCTTTTGGAGGAAATCAGAGATATTTTAAAAGAAAATAAAAGGTAA